GTCCCAAATTTAGCTAAGTGCAAAGAAGGTAAAACTTTATATAAATCATGGCCTTTTAATGATAAATCTATGCATACCCTTACTCCCTACGCTCATCTAAATGGATTTACGCAATCTTCCCTAAGGATCTCTTATTCTAGGGCAGGTTTTAAACCAGCTTATAAATTTATGTTTTTTTATAAACCAATAAATTTAATTAGGATAGTGCTAGGAGAATATATAAAAATACTTGAGACAACTACAATTTATTTAATAAAAAAGTAACTTAAAGAATGGTAAATTATCCTTTAACATAATCCTTTAAAGAAATAATAATTTTTAATTTAGTTTAAAAAATCAAAATCCTGATAAATTAAAATATCAGAAATTGTTGAATTATTTTGATTATTGACTATTTATGATAGTTTTATTAATTTAGCGTAGAATAAAAACCATATATAAAACCATTCTAAAAGTTTAAATAAATAACTAATTTTTCAAATTTAGAATTAAAAACTTTAAAAAATTTTGAATGTCAAGCTTAACCTAAAGCTTAAAGAAAGATGAAAAATGTATAATTGATTATTTAAAAATTTCCGGTATTTATCATTAAGTACAAAAATATTTAATTTAAAGTTTTTAGACTGAGAAATATATTAAATATATATAAAATAAACTATAACTTATTTTCCTATTTTTTTGCTTTTAAGTAGTATCCAGTGGTGATTAGCTTTGGAAGACAATTATCTAAAATATTTATTAAAGGAATTAAAGTATAAAAAATTAGACTAAAAAAACAGCCTATCATCTTATGAAAGGGATTTTTGCAGATAATTAATCTCGCCAATAAAGTAGATATAGTTAATAAAAAGCCACTTCGTTCTTGAATAATTAATTCATCAAACCTATCAAAAAGTTTCATCAATCCATATTTAGTAAACCTCCAGAAATCATAAGGAGCATCATGTATCCCAAAGGTGAAAGGAGTACTCAATAATAAAATACCTTCTGGTTTCAAAACTCTAAAAATCTCAGAGGATGCATTAAAAGGTTGGTCGACGTGTTCTAAAACCTCAAGCATAAAAACCAAGTCAAATTCATTATCTTTAAACTCCAAATTTGATATTGACATCACAAAATCGGGATTACGTTTAATATCAACATCTATTGTTATCAAATTAAAATGAAAATATTTTCTAATAAATTCTTCTAAATCCCCACCTGCTCCGACAAACAAGACCTTTAGGTTTCTTTTTTTTTTAGATATTCTATTTAAATCTGTTAATAAAAAAGATATAAGATTATTTCTAGATAGTCTTTTAGAAGCTCTTAAATTTATTAAAAAAAGTTTTCTTAGCAAAACTCTTAATATCTTTCTCAATAAATCAATTAAACCTATGAATAAAATACCATAAATTTTCTAAAAGTTAGCTTAGGCATGAAAATTAAATATTAATAGTATTTTTGAGTCATAATAAATTTCTTGGAGTTAAATAAAATTTTTAACTATGATTTGTTATTTATTTAGAATAAATTAATACTTAATCTAAGTTTAAAAAGTCAAATAATGCATATTTTCTAATAAAAAGAATTAAAAACAGTTTTTGATAGTTTTAAGGAAAGAAAAATCTAGGCAATTATTTCTCAGATAGATCATTATTAATTGATTCAACCAAAATATTATTCATAATTATCATATTTCCCTAATTGTTATATTTACAAAATTATTTTTCAAAATATTTATCGATATAAATTAAATAAATATCTTATAGAAGAAAATATAATTTTTAAACTTATTTTTTTGCTTTGTTAAATAAGCAATTTGTATTAGTAATTAAATGGTCTAATACCTTTTACGTTTTTTTACCTAATTCCATATTAAATTATTATATTATTATTGAGTTTATTTATAATTTTTTGTAATCTAAAAGAAGTTTTGCTTGTTATTTTTAGAAAATTAAAAAAATCAAACTTGTGAATTTCTAAAAATAAATTCTTGGTATCAAAAAATGAAACCCAATCAGGATATTTCCAAAATTATTCTAATTAAAAGTATCTGGAAACATTTAACTTCAAGAAGAAAAAAACAATTAATATTGCTATTTGGACTAATACTTCTTAGTGGAATTGCAGAAATTTATTCTATAGCTTCATTAATACCTTTTTTAAATGCTTTTTCTAATGCAGAAAGTAATTATTCAATTGCAATAATTGAGCCTCTTTATGAAATATTTTCTCCATTAAAATCATTAAATCCAATTTTATTTTCTACTATAATTTTTTTATTTTGTATATCAATAGCAGCTTTTCTAAGACTAATAAATCTTTATGCTGCCAACTTTATTTCAGCGGCTATTGGGAGCGAATTTAGTTCTAAGGCTTATAATCTTACACTTAATCAACCTTATAGACGTCATATAGAAATAAATAGCAGTGAGATTATATCTTCTATAGTGACTCAAACTGATGTAACTGTTAGTGTTATTAAGACAATAATATTATTTATAACTTCAATAATAATTTCAACAGGTTTAATTTATAGTTTATTTATAATTAATTGGTTTCTTTCAATATCAATATCATTAATATTGATCTCTCTTTATTTGATACTAGGAGCCTACTTTAAAATAAGACTCAACAAAGTTAGTGAATCTAGAGCAATATTAATTAATCAGCAAACCAAATCCTTACAAGAGGGACTTGGTTCAATAAAAGATATAATTCTAGATAATAGCCAAGAATTTTATTCTAAATTATTTAGCAAAAGTGATCAACCAATAAGATTTCTAGCTGCAAAAAGTGAATTTATAGCAGGATCTCCAAAGTACATATTTGAAGTAATAAGCTTATTTATTATCATTCTTATAGCCTTAATCTATAAAGTATTTATCGATTTTAATGCAAATATAATTCCTTTACTAGGAACTATGGCATTAGGGATACAAAGATTACTTCCTTCTTTCCAACAAGCATATAATTCTTGGGTAATTATTACAACAAGTACAAATTCAGTCCTTAATTTATTAAAACTCCTTGATCAAAATCCATATTTAGAAAAAAAGAAATCAAAAGACTTTTTATTTAAAAACAAAATTACTCTTAAAAATATTTCTTTCTCTTATAAGAAAAATTCAAGAAAAATAATAAAAAGCTTTAATTTAGAAATTTTCAAAGGAGATAGAATTGGAATTATTGGGCCATCGGGAGGAGGTAAAAGCACCTTAGCAGATTTATTAATGGGTCTTTTAAAACCAACGCAAGGAATTATTGAAATAGATGGAATAGACCTTCATAGAAATAATAAATATTTCAAGAAAGATTGGTATAGAAATATTTCACATGTTCCCCAAGATATATTTTTAATAGACTCAAGCATTGCAGAAAATATTGCATTTGGTGTGCCATTTGAGAAAATTGATAAGAAAAAATTAATGTTAGTAATTCATTTATCAAGATTATCAAATTTCATAAAAAACATTGATGATGCATTTTCAACAAATGTTGGAGAGAGAGGATTAAAACTAAGTGGAGGCCAGAGACAAAGAATTGGAATAGCAAGGGCATTATACAAGGGTGGAAATATACTAATTCTTGATGAGGCAACTAGCGCACTTGATCAAGATACAGAAGCTTCAATAATGCAAACAATTGATAATTTAAATTCATCAATTACAGTTATTGTAATAACACATAGATTGAGTACACTAAAAAAATGTGATCGCATAATAGATTTAGGAAAAAATTAAAAAAATGCTATAAATAGTAATAAATATATTGTCTTTATTGATGAATGAAAACAAGTCAAAGATTGCTTTATTAGATCCAAAATCAGTAGAAGTTTTAATTATTACAAGTGCCTCAAAAAAAATACCTGAAATAGACCCTAATATAAAAGCTTTATCTGAAGCCGTTAAGAATATAAACTTTATTGAAGAGACAATTGAAAATATTTGTTCAAACACAAGCATTAAAAAATTCATTATTGCTCATGACTTAAAAATAGATTGTAATTTTTCTCTTAATCATCACAAGAATCTTTTACGTTTAAAGAAAAAATATAATTTCAAATTAATTACTTCTGCTTCAAGTTCTGAAATGCCTTCACAATTATCTGCGTCAATTACATTTAAACTTGGTTTAAAAAATATCAGTAGTAAATGGTTTTTATTATGGGAACATGATTTCATGTTTCATAAAAAATTAGATTGGCAATTAGTAAATGAATGCATAGAGAATGGAGGAAAAATGATACGTTTAAATAAAAGTTATGGATATTACTCTAATAAAATTAATTTAGAAACTATTTTGAAAAGTAAAAAAATGGAAAGAATATTTAATTCAAAAATAAGTAAAAATTTTATAAATACTAATCACTACAGTAATACTCCATTTATATCAGAATTACAATTTTGCAAGACTTTATGGGAAGAAGTTAATTTCGAATATACAGATTGGAATGGTCACTTTGGGGGTTTCATTGAAGGTCCAGTTAATCAAGCAATGTTAACTAATGAGTTAAATTTAAGTACGGATCAGTTTCTAAAAAAATACCCAATATATAGCTATGTAGATAACGAAATAGATAACTTGGTTTATCATAGAGGAACTTATGAACCAATATATTTATTAAATTTTTCAAATTTCTTTAATATTATACTTTTATTAAAAGTATTCAAAAAATTTTTCAAATCTAAAATACTTAAACTAGTTGTTAAGTGAAAATAGATTTTTAAGAAAAAAAAATTTAAAAAAATTATCGTTTATTTTCAAATTTAAATAAGCTCACTTTAACCGTAAATCTAATTCTATTAAATAAATTCTTAGGGAACTTTGCCCACAAAAAGTATTAATTTGATTTTCATCTATTACCATGTAACCAAATTGAATTAATTCATTAGTCAATGTATCTAGATTCGAGGAAAAACTATGATCTAATGCAAATTTAATGATTCGGCAATGTTGGGATATCTTGCAAAATACAATCTAATAATTTCCAAGAACTTAAAACATAATCTTTAAGAAATTGATCAAAATCAATCTCCGAATTAGAATCGGCGCTATCTGAAATCACTCTTACAATTACCCAAGGAACTCCTTCTTGTTCGGCGACTTGAGCAACTGCACCACCTTCCATTTCTATAGCTTCTAAATTCGGTAGTTCATCCTTAAGTCTTTTTATTACCCTCTCCTCAGAAATAAATGAATCTCCTGTAGCAATTAAACCCTTTTTTATATGACCAAATCTAGATAAATTTCCATTATTAAGACTCTTTTTTAATGAACTAAAAATCCAATTTTTAAAAAAGTTATCGGATTCTAATTTTGCCTTTTTTAGTGGTGGTAAAACAAATTTATCGAAAATTGGTCGAGCATCCATATCATGTTGAATTACTTCGTTCGCGATGACAATATCCCATTGACTTAGACTTTTATTAGCTGCTCCAGCAACACCTGTAAAAACAATTAAATCTATTTTATTTGTTCCAGATAATATTCTTGTTATTGCTCTAGCAGCACTTACTTTCCCCCATCCGCTCCAAGCTAAAGTTATATATACAGCTTCGTAGTTTGGAACTTTTTTCTTTAATTTTCCATAATAAATCTTTAAATCTCCATATTTATTTAAGGTTACATTTTCCAGATTATCAATTGTAGTACCAATTTCCTCTGGCATTGCGCTAAGCAAGCCTATATTTATTGATTTCATCTTTTTAGGTACAATGCTTTTAAATATAGAATAATTTCATCACTAATGGAAAATAATAATTTGAAATTAGCCATTGATTCATACAGAGACTTTCCTCAAGAAGGAATAATTTTTAGAGATGTACTACCAATCCTAAGAAATCCCGAGATTTTTTCGAATTTAATCAAAGATATGTCCTCTAGTAATCTCCTTAGAAATTCCGATGCAATAATTGCTATAGATGCAAGAGGTTTTATTTTTGGCGCTGCTATATCATTCCACCTATCCAAGCCTCTGGTTGTCGCTCGTAAGCCTGGAAAATTACCAGGAGAAATCATAAGTAAATCATATAATTTGGAGTATGGTTCAAACTCATTATCAATTCAAGAGAAATCACTTTCTCAGCATCAAACATTTTTTATTATTGATGATTTGTTAGCAACAGGTGGAACAGTAAATTGTGTTGCAGATATTTTAAATTCCAAAGGAAAAATAATAACTGGATTATCAGTAGTTATAGAACTTAAAGATTTAAATGCAAAATCTAAGTTTAACTTCCCTGTCGAATCACAAGTGATTTACTAAATTAAAAATTTTATTAATTTATTAAAATTAATAGCTCCTTTAAACCAGCATATATGATTCAAGAGGTTAATATTTTTTTGTTTAAAATTAGGAATAGAATAAATAGCTCTTTAACTGCAATTTGGAAGGAAGAATTGTCTAAGAATATATAAGTAATATCTATTTTTTTAAAAAGCTCTCAGTATCTTTATGAATTAAACTTCTTTATCCTTATATTAATAACTTAATTTTTTTCTTTTTAGTATTTTCTTAAAATGTGATTTATAAATTATGCAATATTAAATTAATGATGAAAATTAAAACTTAAATCTAATTTTTTAACCCCAAAGTTTCAGACTTTGGAAAATTAAGAGTATGCCATCTTGATACTAAGAAAGCCCTGAACCAAAAAGCCCCGTTTTTACCTAATGCTCTATCCCTTTTGAACTGTTCCACAGCATATTTTGAAAAAAGCTCATCACATTCCGAGATTACTTTTAATGCATCAGTGTATAAAACCTTGAATACAAGTCTTTGAGAATTACCTGGACGCTGAAGCTTTTGCTTTTGGGACTTAACATGATAAGGAAGTAATCTTGATGAAGCAATTCTTAATGTAGATTTATTCATGCCATTTGCAAAAATTTTATCTATCGGCTCAGGTAATGCTCGTTCTACAAGTAAATGATCAAGATACGGGACTCTTGTTTCAAGGGAACAAGACATTGAGATTCCATCTTCAACTCTCAACCAGTAGGGAATTCCACTCACAAGCAATCTATAAATCATATGATTTTTAAGGCTTATGAAAGCATGTAAGGGAGCAGGTCGAACAAACTTCTCAAGTGAAGATGATAATAAGTATTTTTTTTGAGTATTGGACTTAAACAACCAGCGTGGAGTTAATTTGAATATAATTTGCCTGAGTGCGGCAAAGATTAGGCTAAGTTTACTTTTACCAGTGAATCTTTGAAGTCGATTAGCAAAGTCAAATGCTTGAAATAATTTAAAATTGACAATTAACTCCGACAACAATGTAGGGACAAAAAATTTATAACCACCAAATACTTCATCAGCACCATCTCCTATCAGAAAGACTCTGACACCATCTTCTGCCGCTGCTTTTCTAATTGCATATTGGTAAATAGTTTGTGCTGCTTTAAATGGCTGATCGAGCTTTGAAAGAAGCAAATCAATTGTTTTCATAGATTCATACTTCATGCAATCAACATATTTATGATCCAAGGACCACTGAGAAACTGTCATGTCGATTAAATTTGATTCATCAGCACTGTCTGGCGGAACGACACTATAAAACTTGACCGTATTATCATTCTTGGCAAGACTTGCGATTATAGACGAATCTATACCTCCGCTCAAAGCAATACCCATTTTCACATCTCGTCGAAAATGTATAGTTATGGACTCTTCAAGCACTTCTTCTAAACTGCATATCGAAGCAGGGTTTTGAGGAGACTTTTTCTTAATTTCCCAAAAAGAATTAACTTTCCATTCACTTGTCCCCCCAGACCCAACAATTGATGCATATTTACCTTTGGGAAATGATTTAACACCATCGAAGAATGTACTTTCATTTTCATCTAAGATTCCATGCAATGTGTAATCCACAATTGTTCTCAGATTAGGGACTTTGAGTGATGGGGCTAAAAAGAGAATACTTTTTATTTCGCTTGATATTATGGATAAGTTTTTATAAGAGGCATACCACAATGGTTTAATTCCAAGCCGATCTCGACTAACAAAAGTTTCTTTGGTAGTTGAATTAAATGCAACGGCTCCCCACATACCTCTAGCTCTACTAAAAGCTTGACCTGCTCCCCAAGCGTGGATACAAGCAGCTAATACTTCAGAATCACCTTTAGTATTAAGAAAGTATCCTTCATTATTTAATTGCTTAGCAAGTTCTAAATAGTTATAAATTTCACCATTAAAAACAAGAATAATATCTTTGTAAATTATTGGTTGATTACTTCTAGGATTTATATCTATAATCGACAGTCGACGAAAACCCATCAAACCTTCGTCAATAGAAATGACTTGAACATCATCGGGGCCTCGATGATGCTGGAGATTAAGAGCATTTGTGAATTTACCCTTATCAGGGAGAACTTCAGGTGGACCAAGGCAAACTAAGAATCCACACATAAGTATTTACTGAACTTTTTAATAAAGTAACATTTCTTGAGCACTTCAGTTCATTTTACTTTAAGAATTGATTAATCAAAAGCAATTACGTATTATAAAAATACTTGACCTAAATAGGATGAGTGATACTGGACAAAAAATTTTTGCAAATAATGCAAGCTGGTCGTTTTCTGGAAATGTACCCAAAACTTTTGGAGAGCACATTTTGAATTCTGTACCCTTATATTTAGAAGGACAACAACTAGTTGCAGAGTTTAGTGACTTCTTTGTGGGTGAAAATCAGAAAGTATACGATTTAGGTTGTTCAACAGGTTCTCTTACAAAACTAATTGCAGATAGACATAAATCTCGTAATGTCGAAGTAATAGGTATAGACATAGAAGAAAAAATGATAGAAGAAGCAATTAAAATAAATTCATCTGAGAACATAAATTATTTAACAGAAGATATAGTTTCATATAATCTTGAGCCTACTAACTTCATAACTGCCTACTACACATTACAGTTTATATCACCTTCAATAAGGCAATTCTTATTTAATAAAATATTTAATTCATTAAATTGGGGCGGTGCTTTAGTTATTTTTGAAAAAGTCAGGGCATCAGATGCTAGATTTCAAGATTATTTTTCACAACTATATCAAGAATTTAAGTTAAAAAATAATTTTACAGCTGATGAAATAATATCAAAATCACAAAGTTTGAAACGAATATTGGAACCATTTTCTTCAGAAGCAAATTATGATTTAATGAAACGTGCAGGATTTAAGGACATAATAACAATTCAAAAATATCTATGCTTTGAGGGATTTCTAGCAATTAAATAATTTTTTGATAATTAAATTTTATAAAATTAGAAATATAATTTTAAAATTTTTTAACTATTATTTTCAAATTATACAATTTTCTTGAATAGATTTTTTAATCTTATTTTAAGAATATTATACTCATCAATTAATTTATATTTTCTTAAAGCTTTATTGATTAATTTCTTTTGTTTTAAATAATTTGAAACTTTTATGAATTTCTTTTCTTGAGATTCAAATAACCCCCATATCTCATTTTCAAAACCATTTGCTATAGGAGATAGACCGCACTTTGATAGTAAGGAAATAAACGTATCTGGGGAGAAGTAATGTAAATGAACTGGTCTAAAATA
This window of the Prochlorococcus sp. MIT 1314 genome carries:
- a CDS encoding 5'-methylthioadenosine/adenosylhomocysteine nucleosidase, which gives rise to MKSINIGLLSAMPEEIGTTIDNLENVTLNKYGDLKIYYGKLKKKVPNYEAVYITLAWSGWGKVSAARAITRILSGTNKIDLIVFTGVAGAANKSLSQWDIVIANEVIQHDMDARPIFDKFVLPPLKKAKLESDNFFKNWIFSSLKKSLNNGNLSRFGHIKKGLIATGDSFISEERVIKRLKDELPNLEAIEMEGGAVAQVAEQEGVPWVIVRVISDSADSNSEIDFDQFLKDYVLSSWKLLDCILQDIPTLPNH
- a CDS encoding methyltransferase domain-containing protein, which encodes MSDTGQKIFANNASWSFSGNVPKTFGEHILNSVPLYLEGQQLVAEFSDFFVGENQKVYDLGCSTGSLTKLIADRHKSRNVEVIGIDIEEKMIEEAIKINSSENINYLTEDIVSYNLEPTNFITAYYTLQFISPSIRQFLFNKIFNSLNWGGALVIFEKVRASDARFQDYFSQLYQEFKLKNNFTADEIISKSQSLKRILEPFSSEANYDLMKRAGFKDIITIQKYLCFEGFLAIK
- a CDS encoding adenine phosphoribosyltransferase, with product MENNNLKLAIDSYRDFPQEGIIFRDVLPILRNPEIFSNLIKDMSSSNLLRNSDAIIAIDARGFIFGAAISFHLSKPLVVARKPGKLPGEIISKSYNLEYGSNSLSIQEKSLSQHQTFFIIDDLLATGGTVNCVADILNSKGKIITGLSVVIELKDLNAKSKFNFPVESQVIY
- the asnB gene encoding asparagine synthase (glutamine-hydrolyzing), which gives rise to MCGFLVCLGPPEVLPDKGKFTNALNLQHHRGPDDVQVISIDEGLMGFRRLSIIDINPRSNQPIIYKDIILVFNGEIYNYLELAKQLNNEGYFLNTKGDSEVLAACIHAWGAGQAFSRARGMWGAVAFNSTTKETFVSRDRLGIKPLWYASYKNLSIISSEIKSILFLAPSLKVPNLRTIVDYTLHGILDENESTFFDGVKSFPKGKYASIVGSGGTSEWKVNSFWEIKKKSPQNPASICSLEEVLEESITIHFRRDVKMGIALSGGIDSSIIASLAKNDNTVKFYSVVPPDSADESNLIDMTVSQWSLDHKYVDCMKYESMKTIDLLLSKLDQPFKAAQTIYQYAIRKAAAEDGVRVFLIGDGADEVFGGYKFFVPTLLSELIVNFKLFQAFDFANRLQRFTGKSKLSLIFAALRQIIFKLTPRWLFKSNTQKKYLLSSSLEKFVRPAPLHAFISLKNHMIYRLLVSGIPYWLRVEDGISMSCSLETRVPYLDHLLVERALPEPIDKIFANGMNKSTLRIASSRLLPYHVKSQKQKLQRPGNSQRLVFKVLYTDALKVISECDELFSKYAVEQFKRDRALGKNGAFWFRAFLVSRWHTLNFPKSETLGLKN
- a CDS encoding class I SAM-dependent methyltransferase, with the translated sequence MRKILRVLLRKLFLINLRASKRLSRNNLISFLLTDLNRISKKKRNLKVLFVGAGGDLEEFIRKYFHFNLITIDVDIKRNPDFVMSISNLEFKDNEFDLVFMLEVLEHVDQPFNASSEIFRVLKPEGILLLSTPFTFGIHDAPYDFWRFTKYGLMKLFDRFDELIIQERSGFLLTISTLLARLIICKNPFHKMIGCFFSLIFYTLIPLINILDNCLPKLITTGYYLKAKK
- a CDS encoding ABC transporter ATP-binding protein, which codes for MKPNQDISKIILIKSIWKHLTSRRKKQLILLFGLILLSGIAEIYSIASLIPFLNAFSNAESNYSIAIIEPLYEIFSPLKSLNPILFSTIIFLFCISIAAFLRLINLYAANFISAAIGSEFSSKAYNLTLNQPYRRHIEINSSEIISSIVTQTDVTVSVIKTIILFITSIIISTGLIYSLFIINWFLSISISLILISLYLILGAYFKIRLNKVSESRAILINQQTKSLQEGLGSIKDIILDNSQEFYSKLFSKSDQPIRFLAAKSEFIAGSPKYIFEVISLFIIILIALIYKVFIDFNANIIPLLGTMALGIQRLLPSFQQAYNSWVIITTSTNSVLNLLKLLDQNPYLEKKKSKDFLFKNKITLKNISFSYKKNSRKIIKSFNLEIFKGDRIGIIGPSGGGKSTLADLLMGLLKPTQGIIEIDGIDLHRNNKYFKKDWYRNISHVPQDIFLIDSSIAENIAFGVPFEKIDKKKLMLVIHLSRLSNFIKNIDDAFSTNVGERGLKLSGGQRQRIGIARALYKGGNILILDEATSALDQDTEASIMQTIDNLNSSITVIVITHRLSTLKKCDRIIDLGKN